From the genome of Nitrosomonas sp., one region includes:
- a CDS encoding type I restriction endonuclease subunit M: MNKAVRTGKGNSPPLFPLGKVVATPNALDALDRAAVNSVDLIRRHQHGDWGNVPPSDAEENDRSVEQGFRILSSYPLSEDQNIWIITEADRSATTLLLPEDY, encoded by the coding sequence ATGAACAAAGCAGTTAGAACGGGCAAGGGGAATTCGCCGCCCTTGTTTCCACTTGGCAAAGTTGTAGCGACGCCCAACGCACTTGATGCGCTGGATCGTGCAGCAGTGAATAGCGTGGATCTCATTCGCCGTCATCAGCATGGTGACTGGGGCAATGTGCCGCCGAGTGACGCGGAAGAAAACGATCGATCTGTTGAGCAAGGCTTTCGCATCTTGTCGAGTTATCCACTCTCGGAAGATCAAAACATCTGGATCATCACCGAAGCAGATCGCAGTGCTACCACATTGCTATTGCCTGAAGATTATTAG
- a CDS encoding site-specific integrase, whose protein sequence is MKNIEIIPPDHGQRPPKSQAVRSLTNTVAHRKVKQYLAATHAKNTQKAYQKDIAHFLDNGGKIPATPACVASYLAEHAQTLSVATLNRRVVAIGWAHAVRGYDSPTKSALVVATLRGIRRTNGSAQRQAAPLVKQDIAKVVQRLTGLKGMRDKALLLIGFAGAFRRSELVALRIEDVCFVREGIIIHLRRSKTDQNGQGRKIAIPYVRAKHCPVRALKTWLRKSGIQSGALFRRINRYQQIMDQGLSAQSVSLIIKQRVTAAGFDAAIYSGHSLRAGFVTSAAQKGIQSWKIRQQTDHKSDQMLQRYIRDSRLFTDHTVKKIW, encoded by the coding sequence ATGAAGAACATAGAAATAATACCGCCAGATCATGGACAACGGCCACCCAAGTCGCAAGCTGTTCGATCATTAACTAATACTGTGGCACACAGGAAAGTTAAACAGTATCTCGCGGCCACACATGCCAAAAATACACAGAAGGCTTACCAAAAGGATATCGCACACTTTCTTGACAACGGGGGCAAGATTCCGGCAACACCGGCATGTGTCGCATCGTATCTGGCCGAACACGCACAAACATTGTCCGTCGCCACACTGAATCGACGTGTCGTCGCCATCGGCTGGGCTCATGCAGTACGGGGTTATGATTCACCGACAAAATCCGCATTAGTAGTGGCAACGCTACGCGGCATCCGACGTACCAATGGCAGTGCACAACGGCAGGCAGCGCCATTGGTTAAACAAGATATTGCTAAAGTGGTGCAGCGATTAACCGGCCTCAAAGGCATGCGTGACAAAGCTCTGTTGTTGATCGGCTTTGCCGGAGCGTTTCGTCGTTCGGAATTGGTTGCACTTCGGATCGAAGATGTGTGCTTTGTGCGCGAGGGCATCATCATTCATTTGCGACGCAGCAAGACTGATCAGAACGGACAAGGCCGCAAGATCGCCATTCCGTATGTGAGGGCCAAGCACTGTCCAGTACGGGCACTCAAAACATGGCTGAGAAAGTCCGGTATTCAGTCAGGTGCATTGTTTAGACGCATTAACCGTTATCAGCAGATCATGGATCAGGGATTGAGTGCGCAATCGGTCTCGCTGATCATCAAGCAACGCGTAACCGCTGCGGGCTTCGATGCCGCCATATATTCAGGCCACAGTTTACGCGCAGGCTTTGTTACCAGTGCGGCGCAAAAAGGCATTCAATCCTGGAAGATACGACAGCAGACCGATCACAAATCAGATCAGATGTTGCAACGGTATATTCGTGATAGTCGGTTATTTACTGATCATACGGTGAAGAAAATCTGGTGA